The following proteins come from a genomic window of Doryrhamphus excisus isolate RoL2022-K1 chromosome 12, RoL_Dexc_1.0, whole genome shotgun sequence:
- the calca gene encoding calcitonin/calcitonin-related polypeptide, alpha isoform X3 has protein sequence MITLKFGTLLLACVLTFCQMYISQAAPSRSREDPMTDGVTLSNDDIQKLLRAIKEFMQLALDDDHQTADGNSNTTAQKRACNTATCVTHRLADYLSRSGGLGYRNFVPTGVGAQAFGKRRRRSPE, from the exons ATGATCACACTGAAATTTGGGACTCTTCTTCTTGCTTGTGTGCTGACTTTCTGTCAAATGTACATCTCACAGGCAGCACCATCTAG AAGTCGTGAAGATCCCATGACAGATGGCGTCACTCTATCCAATGATGATATTCAGAAGTTACTAAGAGCTATTAAAGAATTTATGCAGCTTGCTTTAGATGATGATCACCAAACAGCTGATGGAAACAG CAACACAACAGCGCAGAAGAGGGCATGCAACACTGCCACCTGTGTCACCCACCGCTTGGCTGACTACTTGAGTCGATCGGGAGGTCTGGGCTACCGCAACTTTGTTCCCACCGGCGTGGGTGCCCAAGCATTTGGCAAACGGAGGCGACGCAGCCCTGAATGA
- the calca gene encoding calcitonin/calcitonin-related polypeptide, alpha isoform X1, translated as MITLKFGTLLLACVLTFCQMYISQAAPSRSREDPMTDGVTLSNDDIQKLLRAIKEFMQLALDDDHQTADGNSPDRSISKRCTGLSTCVLGKLSQDIHKLQTYPRTDVGAGTPGKKRGLAEQYEHYGNTYN; from the exons ATGATCACACTGAAATTTGGGACTCTTCTTCTTGCTTGTGTGCTGACTTTCTGTCAAATGTACATCTCACAGGCAGCACCATCTAG AAGTCGTGAAGATCCCATGACAGATGGCGTCACTCTATCCAATGATGATATTCAGAAGTTACTAAGAGCTATTAAAGAATTTATGCAGCTTGCTTTAGATGATGATCACCAAACAGCTGATGGAAACAG CCCAGATAGATCCATATCAAAGCGCTGCACCGGCTTAAGCACTTGTGTGTTGGGTAAACTGTCCCAGGATATTCACAAACTCCAAACGTATCCCCGCACAGACGTGGGAGCAGGAACACCTGGAAAGAAGAGAGGTCTAGCTGAGCAATATGAACATTATGGAAACACGTATAATTGA
- the calca gene encoding calcitonin/calcitonin-related polypeptide, alpha isoform X2 codes for MITLKFGTLLLACVLTFCQMYISQAAPSSREDPMTDGVTLSNDDIQKLLRAIKEFMQLALDDDHQTADGNSPDRSISKRCTGLSTCVLGKLSQDIHKLQTYPRTDVGAGTPGKKRGLAEQYEHYGNTYN; via the exons ATGATCACACTGAAATTTGGGACTCTTCTTCTTGCTTGTGTGCTGACTTTCTGTCAAATGTACATCTCACAGGCAGCACCATCTAG TCGTGAAGATCCCATGACAGATGGCGTCACTCTATCCAATGATGATATTCAGAAGTTACTAAGAGCTATTAAAGAATTTATGCAGCTTGCTTTAGATGATGATCACCAAACAGCTGATGGAAACAG CCCAGATAGATCCATATCAAAGCGCTGCACCGGCTTAAGCACTTGTGTGTTGGGTAAACTGTCCCAGGATATTCACAAACTCCAAACGTATCCCCGCACAGACGTGGGAGCAGGAACACCTGGAAAGAAGAGAGGTCTAGCTGAGCAATATGAACATTATGGAAACACGTATAATTGA